The Enterobacter huaxiensis sequence AAGATAGTCCGCATTCGCATAGTGCTGCGTCACGCGGTTATCCCAAATAGCCAGGTCGTTCTCCTGCCAGCGCCAGCGCACCTGAAACTCCGGCTTAGTGATATGCGCGAACAGGAATCCCAGCAGTGCCTCACTCTCTTTCTCGGACACGTCCACAATGCGCGTCGTGAACCCTTCGTTCACAAACAGCGCCTGCTTGCCCGTGACCGGATGGGTCCGCACTACCGGGTGCAGCAGCGGAGGATGCTTCGCAACCGCCTCCTGCCAGCGCTGATGTTCCTCTTCCGTTTTACGGTACTTGTATTCCTGGAACGATTTTTTAAAGTCGTGCTCTGCCCGCAGCCCGCTCAGAAGCGTCCGTAACGGCGCGGAGAGCGCCTCATACGCCGCAATGCCGCTGGCCCACAGGGTATCGCCGCCGGTTTCCGGCAGCAGCTTCGCCGCCAGAATCGCCCCCGCCGGCGGCGTATCGATAAAGGTCACGTCGGTGTGCCAGTTGTCGTTATCCGGCGGGTTATCGTTGTGGGTATCCAGAACGATAATTTCCTCAACGCCCTCCGCATGCGGATAGACCGGATGGATATGCAGGTCGCCAAAACGCAGCGCCAGCGCGCGCTGCTGCTGTGGGGTGATCGCCTGCTCGCGCAGGAACACCACCTGATGGCGCAGCACCGCGTGATACAGCTGCTCGAACTGGTTATCACTCAGCGGACGGGTCACATCCAGGCCCGACACCTGTGCACCAATGTACGGCCCCAGCGGGGTAATGGTCAGACGTTCACTCATTGTATTTCTCCATGCCAGGGCGTCAGGCGGCGCTGTAACGCGCGCAGCCCCAGTTCTAATCCAAAGGCGATCGCGGCGATCACCGCGATCCCTGCCAGCACCACGTCAGTCGCCAGGAACTCTCCCGCCGACTGCACCATAAACCCAAGGCCGCGCGTGGCTGCAATCAGCTCCGCCGCCACCAGCGTGGACCAGCCCACGCCGAGGCCGATGCGCAGCCCGGTTAAAATCTCCGGCAGCGCGCCCGGTAAAATCACGAACAGCAGCACCTGCGTGCGGCTGGCGCCAAGCGACTGCGCC is a genomic window containing:
- the tauD gene encoding taurine dioxygenase, whose amino-acid sequence is MSERLTITPLGPYIGAQVSGLDVTRPLSDNQFEQLYHAVLRHQVVFLREQAITPQQQRALALRFGDLHIHPVYPHAEGVEEIIVLDTHNDNPPDNDNWHTDVTFIDTPPAGAILAAKLLPETGGDTLWASGIAAYEALSAPLRTLLSGLRAEHDFKKSFQEYKYRKTEEEHQRWQEAVAKHPPLLHPVVRTHPVTGKQALFVNEGFTTRIVDVSEKESEALLGFLFAHITKPEFQVRWRWQENDLAIWDNRVTQHYANADYLPQRRIMQRATILGDKPFYRAP